A genomic region of Burkholderia humptydooensis contains the following coding sequences:
- a CDS encoding RCC1 domain-containing protein: MKTLYMESGTVGLEHAAEQVHALIPLYIPDAVPVPYDDPASLLYAVGISAINDGLKVFVEAYDAMAIGDLVEVHWDDTGVPFDSVEVTNDNLNQRLGLNLREERFRDGRFEPFYRIRRVSDLDTDSDPRDIWVKLERPGGYDPIPSTPRHENLAAPGVPDDVAQDGVDADRAKLGVDVTIDPYENMAEYDRIDFSWGGQRQVHLVRLSEVGQAVVIHVSEGEILAAGDGPIVLEYWLIDAAANTTDKSHWSLETVVEVVAGNAPLLAPVVKEADENGELDLAGLAGQDATVQVAALGSDFVVGDTIMLTWAGRTANGASVEHTASREVTAQKIEEFLIPYAKVAAIAQGSARVSYVLRKGSGGGELRSKRTTVTVVGEVVPLPAPAVREAQDGQLDADVVEATVDIEPYLGMAAGDVVTLVWAGTKADGTPTDYRDTFPVSGGAVGRPVEFRVPGPTQIAVLAGGQVEVYYLVSNASGAQAVLLARESARLPLTVVGKPVMLPEPSVDEASGGVLDPEPLPAAGATVRVKPYDGMHDGDYVTVRFAPGSGAGEHIQSFDVTQNMVGKDIVMRVPKAKVQFHLGSQVIVNYTVERYDNTTQNSENLTLNVRTVAKWPAPGVDEAQGDYLDPELARLGATTRVFSYSQMQSGDRIVMHWGNPGDVGFYTDSITITTVRNYTFLLTPADVAPWIGRTVPIWYRIERGVQQYPSEIFSLRIGAAELPMLEAASVVEAVNGILDPSKLTTKATARIPVYDGMASGDYIHLTWGGGPGSGGLEWFIDVTGNMVGRPILRDIPLANITPFEGRNVELVYTVDTGQPPVRESEVYSVRVQRESLQLAAPRVPAVNNGVLDPRDVAQGAEVLVDRQTGMQQGDTIRLHWDCTIPAGSYTSDELVGSSQNPVSFTVPAANVHAGVNGGVDAWYELLRGGTLIGTGDALEFAIRQSDLPLPVITQANGQTLDPDDVPAGGATVMLAASALFKRNDQILLTWAGAPGGGSGTYPHTVSAAEEGGIVNITVPKSVVEANNGGTVTLTYSVTRAAGGPPEYSGHNIYDVRRELGSGDLLVMGARYNGSIYRASGAAQYLRALNRTTRADLLAEWRYEDEPTWTTGVSFKDTRPWVALRVRSQTHQITINAANIVGSGADSVGTTGVAAVVALLARKNVIGWGVPAYGGDVPPTIITYTDVEEVSSTQSAFAVRRTNGRVAVWGNTAQGGAIPDGGGSIVDAVRIQGNGSAFVAVRGNGYLTAWGTAAAGGTLSTEAQGLADVAFVATSGTAFCALRRNRQVVAWGTAASGGNVPDAIKALTDISDVRGNYTAFVALRANSTVVAWGTAADGGTVPGVIAARTDIIELASSSARAFAVRTQGGQVLAWGNANHGGTVPADIAALTDIEEVTATWGAFCARRGNGSVVAWGDTTRGGTVPGNIAVLTDIVQVVGTGAAFAALRRNGTVVTWGLAAAGGDSSSVVGQLVNIHAVYSNSQAFVALKAAGGAVTWGIAASGGDSSSVRTILDANLFYQATAGGLSYSSEKGRAILAMAG, encoded by the coding sequence ATGAAGACCCTGTACATGGAATCTGGCACGGTGGGCCTGGAGCATGCTGCGGAGCAGGTGCACGCGTTGATTCCGCTGTATATCCCGGATGCGGTGCCGGTGCCGTACGACGACCCGGCCTCGCTGTTGTATGCAGTGGGCATAAGCGCCATCAATGACGGGCTCAAGGTGTTCGTGGAAGCGTACGACGCCATGGCGATCGGCGACCTGGTCGAGGTGCACTGGGACGACACGGGCGTGCCGTTTGACAGTGTGGAGGTGACCAATGACAACCTGAACCAGCGGCTGGGGCTGAATTTACGGGAGGAGCGTTTCAGAGATGGACGGTTCGAACCGTTCTATCGGATCCGGCGTGTCAGCGACCTGGATACGGACAGCGACCCGCGGGACATCTGGGTCAAGCTGGAACGACCGGGCGGGTATGACCCGATACCGAGCACGCCGCGCCATGAGAATCTGGCCGCGCCGGGCGTGCCGGACGATGTGGCGCAGGACGGCGTGGATGCTGATCGCGCCAAGCTCGGGGTGGACGTGACGATCGACCCCTACGAGAACATGGCCGAGTACGACCGCATTGACTTCAGCTGGGGCGGCCAGCGCCAAGTGCACCTGGTGCGGTTGAGCGAGGTGGGGCAGGCGGTGGTGATCCATGTGTCCGAGGGCGAGATCCTGGCCGCGGGGGATGGGCCGATCGTGCTGGAGTACTGGTTGATTGACGCGGCGGCCAACACCACGGATAAAAGCCATTGGTCGCTGGAGACCGTGGTGGAGGTCGTGGCGGGCAATGCGCCGCTGTTGGCGCCGGTGGTCAAGGAGGCCGACGAGAATGGCGAACTGGACTTGGCGGGACTGGCGGGGCAGGATGCGACGGTGCAGGTGGCGGCACTGGGCAGCGACTTCGTCGTGGGCGACACGATCATGCTGACATGGGCGGGGCGCACGGCCAATGGCGCAAGCGTGGAGCACACGGCAAGCCGAGAGGTCACAGCGCAGAAGATCGAGGAGTTCCTGATTCCATACGCGAAGGTAGCCGCGATCGCGCAAGGGAGCGCTCGCGTGTCGTACGTGCTGCGCAAGGGCAGCGGCGGAGGGGAGTTGCGCTCCAAGCGCACCACCGTGACGGTGGTGGGCGAGGTGGTGCCGTTGCCGGCGCCGGCGGTCAGGGAGGCACAGGACGGCCAGCTTGACGCGGACGTGGTGGAGGCGACGGTGGACATCGAGCCCTACCTGGGGATGGCGGCTGGCGATGTGGTAACGCTGGTGTGGGCAGGCACCAAGGCGGATGGCACCCCGACCGATTACCGGGACACCTTCCCGGTGAGCGGTGGGGCGGTGGGCCGTCCGGTGGAGTTCCGAGTACCTGGGCCGACGCAGATCGCGGTGCTGGCGGGTGGCCAGGTGGAGGTGTATTACCTGGTCAGCAACGCCAGCGGGGCGCAGGCGGTATTGCTGGCGCGGGAGTCGGCGCGGCTGCCGCTGACGGTGGTCGGAAAGCCGGTGATGCTGCCCGAGCCAAGCGTTGACGAGGCGTCGGGCGGGGTGCTCGACCCCGAGCCGTTGCCGGCCGCCGGCGCCACGGTGCGGGTGAAACCTTACGACGGCATGCACGACGGTGATTATGTGACAGTCAGGTTCGCGCCCGGCAGCGGTGCGGGCGAACACATTCAGTCATTCGACGTTACGCAGAACATGGTCGGTAAGGACATTGTGATGCGCGTGCCGAAGGCGAAGGTGCAGTTCCACCTGGGCTCACAGGTGATTGTCAACTACACCGTGGAGCGGTACGACAACACGACCCAGAACTCTGAAAACCTTACACTCAACGTCCGCACGGTTGCGAAGTGGCCCGCCCCCGGCGTGGACGAGGCTCAGGGAGACTATCTCGACCCCGAACTCGCCAGGCTGGGGGCGACGACACGCGTATTCAGTTACTCACAGATGCAAAGCGGGGACCGGATCGTCATGCACTGGGGCAACCCTGGCGATGTCGGTTTCTACACTGACAGCATCACGATCACCACGGTACGCAATTACACCTTTCTGCTCACGCCGGCTGACGTCGCCCCATGGATCGGGCGCACAGTGCCGATCTGGTACCGGATCGAGCGTGGTGTGCAGCAGTATCCGTCGGAAATCTTTTCTTTGCGCATCGGCGCGGCAGAATTGCCGATGCTCGAGGCGGCGAGCGTGGTCGAAGCCGTGAACGGCATTCTCGATCCGTCGAAGCTCACGACCAAGGCGACGGCAAGAATTCCAGTCTACGACGGCATGGCCAGTGGCGACTACATCCACCTGACCTGGGGGGGCGGCCCTGGTAGCGGTGGTCTGGAATGGTTCATCGATGTGACGGGCAATATGGTGGGCCGTCCGATCCTGCGAGACATTCCGCTTGCCAACATCACGCCGTTCGAAGGTCGGAACGTCGAGCTCGTCTACACGGTTGACACCGGTCAGCCGCCGGTTCGCGAATCGGAGGTCTACTCGGTCCGGGTGCAGCGCGAGTCGCTGCAGCTCGCCGCGCCGCGCGTGCCGGCCGTCAACAACGGCGTGCTCGATCCGCGTGATGTGGCGCAAGGCGCAGAGGTGCTCGTCGACCGGCAGACCGGTATGCAACAGGGCGACACGATTCGACTGCACTGGGATTGCACAATTCCGGCGGGTAGCTACACAAGTGATGAACTCGTCGGCAGTTCGCAGAACCCAGTGTCGTTCACCGTGCCGGCGGCGAATGTTCATGCTGGCGTGAATGGCGGCGTTGATGCCTGGTACGAGTTGCTGCGTGGCGGCACGTTGATTGGCACGGGCGATGCGCTTGAATTCGCGATCAGGCAGTCTGACCTGCCGTTGCCTGTCATCACGCAGGCCAACGGCCAGACGCTGGACCCGGACGACGTGCCCGCCGGGGGCGCGACGGTCATGCTCGCGGCGAGTGCGTTGTTCAAGCGCAACGATCAGATTCTGCTCACGTGGGCTGGCGCGCCCGGTGGCGGTTCGGGGACATACCCGCACACCGTGTCAGCGGCCGAAGAAGGTGGCATCGTCAACATCACCGTGCCCAAGTCGGTGGTCGAGGCGAACAACGGTGGCACTGTCACGCTGACCTACTCGGTCACGCGCGCCGCCGGCGGGCCGCCCGAGTACTCCGGCCACAACATCTACGATGTGCGACGCGAGCTCGGCAGCGGCGATCTGCTCGTCATGGGTGCACGTTACAACGGCAGCATCTACCGGGCGTCGGGCGCCGCACAGTACCTGAGGGCGCTCAACCGCACCACGCGTGCCGACCTGCTGGCCGAGTGGCGCTATGAGGACGAGCCCACGTGGACGACGGGCGTGAGCTTCAAGGACACCCGACCGTGGGTGGCGCTGCGTGTGCGCTCACAGACACATCAGATCACCATTAACGCCGCGAATATCGTCGGGTCGGGGGCCGACAGCGTAGGCACAACGGGCGTGGCGGCAGTCGTTGCGCTGCTCGCACGGAAGAATGTGATCGGTTGGGGCGTTCCAGCTTATGGGGGAGACGTGCCGCCCACGATCATCACGTACACAGATGTTGAGGAAGTCTCATCGACACAAAGTGCCTTTGCGGTGCGGCGCACCAACGGGCGTGTGGCAGTCTGGGGCAATACCGCGCAGGGTGGGGCGATTCCCGATGGCGGGGGGAGCATCGTCGACGCCGTGCGTATCCAAGGCAACGGTTCGGCATTCGTTGCAGTGCGCGGCAACGGCTATCTTACGGCTTGGGGAACGGCGGCGGCCGGCGGCACCTTGTCGACCGAGGCGCAAGGGCTGGCTGACGTGGCGTTCGTCGCGACGTCGGGCACGGCGTTCTGTGCGTTGCGGCGCAATCGTCAGGTGGTGGCGTGGGGAACGGCGGCCAGCGGCGGCAACGTGCCAGATGCCATCAAGGCGCTGACCGACATCTCTGACGTACGAGGCAATTACACGGCGTTCGTCGCGTTGCGTGCCAACAGTACCGTGGTGGCGTGGGGCACTGCGGCCGATGGTGGCACGGTACCCGGCGTCATCGCCGCGCGTACCGACATCATTGAACTGGCAAGCTCGTCGGCCCGCGCATTTGCGGTGCGTACGCAAGGCGGGCAGGTGCTTGCATGGGGAAACGCGAACCATGGTGGCACGGTACCCGCCGACATCGCCGCATTGACTGACATCGAGGAAGTGACCGCGACGTGGGGCGCATTCTGCGCGCGGCGCGGCAACGGGTCGGTAGTGGCGTGGGGCGATACCACGCGAGGTGGAACAGTGCCTGGCAATATCGCGGTGCTCACCGACATTGTGCAGGTTGTGGGCACGGGGGCGGCGTTTGCGGCGTTGCGCCGCAACGGCACGGTTGTGACATGGGGGTTAGCGGCTGCCGGCGGCGATTCGTCGTCGGTGGTCGGGCAACTCGTCAACATCCACGCGGTGTACTCGAACAGTCAGGCATTTGTCGCACTCAAGGCCGCAGGCGGTGCGGTGACGTGGGGTATCGCTGCCAGCGGAGGCGACAGCAGTTCCGTCAGAACGATTCTCGACGCCAACCTGTTCTATCAGGCGACCGCAGGTGGCCTGTCGTATTCGAGCGAAAAAGGACGGGCCATTCTGGCGATGGCAGGCTGA
- a CDS encoding autotransporter outer membrane beta-barrel domain-containing protein: MTPSPLAVAIGLAIASLSSPVAALTTVDGTTLTIDASTPIDSYRVVNGGTLNATNARTTGITAISSTVNLTGSSVSNSAGRGLMLSANLDPNQPASATLIGSAISGTTAGASAGAFTTLVVSNSQLAGTASNSQGLTLFAGSATVQDNSHVVGGANGVRFSTDAAPAGGPVYTNGTLVVDHAIVEGQTGSAILVNGTALEGANASITIQNQSTLLSGNGTLLEVANNSTAAFTVDNSSLTGDVQVGQGSSAHVNLQNHATLTGQLNNVGQLAVNSGAVWNMVGPASVANIALADGTINLSPDGAAFHRLDIGNLSGNGTFGMRVDLAQLQGDFLNVSGNASGQHGLAIRNTGVEPVKGADPLHVVQIAGGDAKFEAIGNNGMVDAGTFKYVLEQQGNGWYLVQAHDDEGNPIVTPSTQAVLGLFNTAPTIWYGEDASLRSRMGELRFNQSASGAWVRSYGTRVNVDGRAGQPYRHTQYGFTAGADKSIPVATGKLFVGALGGYSRNDLDFGSATTGSIDSFYAGGYATWLGNNGYYVDGVIKGNMFRNDAKVRMSDGSAANGSYTNFGLGASVEFGRQIGLANGWFIEPSARVSAFVSSGATTRLDNGLEAAGSPNKSFQTRIGAALGRNLELANGSTLQPYVKVGLVQEFARGNDVNVNGNRFDSDLAGTRVELGAGVAARVTKTLQLHGDVLYAKGAKLTQPWGVNLGLRYLF, encoded by the coding sequence ATGACACCGTCTCCCCTGGCGGTAGCCATCGGGCTAGCTATCGCCAGCCTCTCCTCCCCCGTCGCGGCGCTCACGACCGTGGACGGCACTACGCTGACGATCGATGCATCGACGCCCATTGACAGCTATCGGGTCGTCAATGGCGGCACGTTGAATGCCACCAACGCGCGGACAACCGGCATCACGGCCATTTCCTCCACCGTCAACCTGACAGGATCGTCGGTCAGCAACAGTGCCGGACGTGGGCTGATGCTGAGCGCGAATCTCGACCCCAACCAGCCAGCGTCAGCCACGCTCATTGGCAGTGCCATTAGCGGCACCACGGCCGGCGCGTCGGCCGGCGCGTTTACTACGCTGGTGGTATCGAATAGCCAGCTCGCCGGCACCGCCAGCAACAGCCAAGGCCTGACACTGTTTGCCGGTTCCGCCACCGTCCAGGACAACAGCCATGTCGTCGGGGGCGCGAACGGCGTCCGTTTCTCGACGGACGCAGCGCCCGCCGGTGGACCGGTTTATACCAATGGCACGCTGGTGGTCGATCATGCCATCGTCGAAGGGCAGACCGGCAGTGCAATCCTCGTGAATGGCACCGCGCTCGAGGGGGCAAACGCCAGCATCACCATTCAGAATCAATCCACGTTGCTGAGCGGCAACGGCACCTTGCTGGAAGTCGCGAACAACAGCACCGCCGCGTTCACCGTGGATAACAGCAGCCTTACGGGTGACGTCCAGGTGGGCCAAGGCAGCAGCGCGCACGTCAACCTGCAAAACCACGCGACGCTGACCGGTCAGCTGAACAACGTGGGGCAACTCGCGGTGAACTCCGGGGCCGTGTGGAACATGGTCGGTCCTGCGTCGGTCGCCAACATCGCACTGGCCGACGGCACCATCAACCTGAGCCCGGACGGTGCGGCATTTCATCGTCTGGATATCGGGAATCTCTCGGGCAACGGCACTTTCGGCATGCGTGTCGATCTGGCCCAGTTGCAAGGCGACTTCCTCAACGTATCGGGCAACGCGTCGGGCCAACACGGGCTCGCGATCCGCAACACCGGCGTCGAGCCAGTCAAGGGAGCCGATCCGCTGCATGTCGTGCAGATCGCTGGCGGCGATGCGAAGTTCGAGGCGATCGGCAATAACGGCATGGTCGACGCCGGCACTTTCAAGTACGTGCTTGAACAGCAAGGCAACGGCTGGTATCTGGTGCAGGCGCACGACGACGAAGGCAACCCGATCGTGACACCGTCCACGCAAGCCGTGCTCGGCCTGTTCAATACGGCACCGACGATTTGGTACGGCGAAGACGCGTCACTACGTAGCCGGATGGGCGAACTGCGCTTCAATCAGTCTGCCAGCGGAGCATGGGTGCGATCATATGGAACGCGAGTGAACGTCGACGGCCGCGCCGGTCAACCGTATCGGCACACCCAGTACGGTTTCACTGCCGGAGCGGACAAATCCATTCCCGTCGCGACCGGCAAACTGTTCGTCGGTGCCCTTGGCGGTTACAGCCGCAACGATCTTGATTTCGGCTCGGCGACGACCGGTTCGATCGACAGCTTCTACGCCGGCGGCTATGCGACCTGGCTCGGCAACAACGGCTACTATGTCGACGGCGTGATCAAGGGCAACATGTTCCGCAACGACGCCAAGGTACGGATGAGCGATGGCAGCGCAGCCAACGGATCGTACACCAATTTCGGTTTGGGGGCGTCGGTCGAATTCGGCCGCCAGATCGGCTTGGCGAACGGCTGGTTTATCGAGCCGTCCGCCCGGGTATCGGCATTCGTGTCGAGCGGCGCCACCACGAGACTCGACAACGGGCTGGAAGCGGCGGGGAGCCCCAACAAATCGTTCCAGACGCGCATCGGGGCAGCGCTGGGCCGCAACCTCGAGTTGGCCAATGGCAGCACCCTGCAGCCGTATGTGAAAGTCGGCCTGGTGCAAGAGTTCGCGCGCGGCAACGACGTCAACGTCAACGGCAACCGTTTTGACAGCGATCTGGCCGGCACTCGGGTGGAACTCGGCGCGGGCGTCGCCGCGCGAGTGACCAAGACTTTGCAGCTTCACGGCGACGTCTTGTATGCGAAGGGCGCCAAGCTCACGCAACCTTGGGGTGTTAATCTCGGCTTGCGATATCTGTTTTGA
- a CDS encoding ISL3 family transposase, with protein sequence MLDRKALQALGCWTGYRLEGVEWPEGEGRTLSLYLKPVSKVMYCEQCGARCQQIHETTVRRVRDLPLFEYRVVLHVPRRRVWCERCGGPRLEKLAWLGRYQRVTERFAKACEKLLQAASVQAVAAFYDLGWHTVKSIDKMRLRARVADPDWSTIRYLAMDEFALHKGHRYATVVVDPIGRQVLWIGAGRSRETARAFFEQLPPGVAERIEAVAIDMTTAYELEIKAQCPQAEVVYDLFHVVAKYGREVIDRVRVDQANQLRHDRPARKVLKSSRWLLLRNRHNLKPEQSVHLKELLAANQPLLCVYVLRDELKRLWFYRKPAWAEKAWEQWIEQARQSGIAALQLFAQRLQGYWHGIVARCRHPLNTSIVEGINNTIKVIKRRAYGYRDEEYFFLKIRAAFPGNPR encoded by the coding sequence TTGCTCGATCGCAAGGCACTTCAAGCACTGGGTTGCTGGACCGGCTATCGGTTAGAGGGGGTGGAATGGCCGGAAGGAGAAGGCCGTACGCTGTCGCTGTATTTGAAGCCGGTCAGCAAGGTCATGTACTGCGAACAGTGCGGTGCACGCTGCCAGCAGATTCATGAGACGACGGTTCGCCGGGTGCGCGATCTGCCACTGTTCGAGTACCGGGTGGTACTGCACGTCCCCCGCCGCCGAGTCTGGTGCGAACGCTGCGGCGGTCCGCGACTGGAGAAACTGGCGTGGCTGGGCCGTTACCAGCGAGTGACGGAGCGATTTGCCAAGGCCTGCGAGAAACTGCTGCAGGCGGCCAGCGTGCAGGCGGTCGCCGCCTTCTACGATTTGGGCTGGCACACGGTCAAATCGATCGACAAGATGCGCTTGCGAGCGCGTGTGGCTGATCCTGACTGGTCGACGATCCGCTATCTGGCGATGGACGAGTTCGCGCTCCATAAAGGTCATCGCTACGCCACGGTGGTGGTCGATCCGATTGGTCGGCAAGTGCTCTGGATTGGAGCGGGACGCTCGCGCGAGACGGCCAGAGCCTTCTTCGAACAGCTTCCACCGGGTGTTGCCGAGCGCATCGAAGCAGTGGCCATCGACATGACCACGGCCTACGAGTTGGAGATCAAAGCGCAGTGTCCGCAGGCTGAGGTCGTCTACGACCTGTTCCACGTCGTGGCCAAGTACGGGCGTGAGGTGATCGATCGGGTACGGGTCGATCAGGCCAATCAGTTGCGCCATGACCGGCCGGCCCGGAAGGTCCTGAAGTCCAGCCGCTGGTTGCTGCTGCGCAACCGCCACAACCTGAAGCCCGAGCAGTCCGTGCATCTGAAGGAACTGCTGGCCGCCAATCAGCCATTGTTGTGCGTCTACGTGCTACGTGACGAACTCAAGCGGCTCTGGTTCTACCGCAAGCCTGCCTGGGCGGAAAAGGCCTGGGAACAATGGATCGAGCAAGCCCGGCAAAGCGGAATTGCCGCGCTGCAACTGTTTGCGCAGCGCCTGCAGGGTTACTGGCACGGAATCGTGGCCCGCTGCCGACATCCGCTTAATACCAGCATCGTCGAAGGCATCAACAACACCATCAAGGTCATCAAGCGTCGGGCTTACGGGTACCGCGACGAGGAATACTTCTTTCTCAAGATCCGCGCCGCGTTCCCCGGTAATCCGCGATGA